In Dioscorea cayenensis subsp. rotundata cultivar TDr96_F1 unplaced genomic scaffold, TDr96_F1_v2_PseudoChromosome.rev07_lg8_w22 25.fasta BLBR01001193.1, whole genome shotgun sequence, a single genomic region encodes these proteins:
- the LOC120255792 gene encoding cytochrome P450 78A9-like, translating into MGSGLESGWAFSLTLAAKCKAIDPSRLLLLTTAILFFYFVTSLIYWSFPGGPAWGRSLIRSHRRTMIITNNNNHIPGPKGLPIIGSINLMHGLAHRHLFNISQTMHATRLMAFSLGYTRVIITSNHDVAREILNHSAFADRPIKESAYGLMFNRAIGFAPYGVYWRTLRRIAATHLFSPKQISLSGHHRADIAHSMIETLGLISSSSSTSNVTIRVRDVLKRASLINVMASVFGRRYELGGSECEEMKELRSLVEEGYDLLGKINWSDHLPFLVGFDLQGIRFRCSKLVPRVNHFVNRIIHQHRIRPASSSPDFVDVLLSLQGSDRLSDPDMVAVLWEMIFRGTDTVAVLIEWVMARLVKHKEVQEKVHEELDRVVGRHRAVTESETSSLVYLNAVIKEVLRLHPPGPLLSWARLATRDVHVDGKLVPEGTTAMVNMWAIMHDPHVWENPNEFRPDRFVGPGRAEFPVFGSDLRLAPFGSGRRSCPGKGLALTTVSYWVAALMHEFEWDAPRVDLSEVLRLTCEMAIPLTVTLRPRRRLN; encoded by the exons ATGGGTTCAGGTTTAGAGAGTGGGTGGGCATTTTCTTTAACTCTAGCCGCCAAATGCAAAGCTATTGATCCTTCTCGTCTCCTTCTACTAACCACTGCTatcctcttcttctactttGTCACTTCTCTCATCTACTGGTCCTTCCCTGGTGGCCCAGCCTGGGGTAGATCACTCATAAGATCACACCGGAGAAccatgatcataaccaacaacaacaaccatatcCCTGGTCCTAAAGGTCTCCCTATAATTGGCAGCATCAATCTCATGCATGGCCTTGCTCACCGCCACCTTTTTAACATATCTCAAACCATGCATGCAACTAGACTCATGGCTTTCAGCCTTGGCTACACTCGTGTCATCATCACTTCCAACCATGATGTTGCCAGAGAGATCCTCAACCATTCGGCTTTCGCTGACCGTCCGATCAAAGAATCCGCTTATGGTCTCATGTTCAATCGTGCTATCGGCTTCGCTCCTTACGGCGTTTACTGGCGTACTCTTCGCCGCATCGCAGCCACTCATCTTTTTTCCCCAAAACAAATCTCCTTATCAGGCCACCACCGTGCCGACATCGCTCATTCGATGATTGAAACACTTGGATTaatctcctcctcttcttccactAGTAATGTTACTATCCGTGTTCGCGATGTCCTTAAACGTGCTTCGTTGATCAACGTCATGGCTTCGGTGTTTGGCCGGAGGTATGAGCTTGGTGGTAGTGAGTGTGAGGAGATGAAGGAGTTGAGAAGCTTAGTTGAGGAAGGGTATGATCTATTGGGCAAGATCAACTGGTCTGACCACCTTCCTTTCTTGGTTGGGTTCGACCTTCAAGGAATCAGGTTCAGGTGCTCCAAGCTCGTCCCTCGGGTTAACCATTTCGTTAATCGGATCATCCACCAACACCGGATCCGACCCGCTAGCTCCTCTCCTGATTTCGTCGACGTTCTGCTGTCCTTGCAGGGCTCCGACCGTTTATCCGATCCCGACATGGTCGCTGTCCTCTGG gaaATGATATTTCGGGGTACGGACACCGTGGCGGTGTTGATAGAGTGGGTGATGGCGAGGCTGGTGAAGCATAAGGAAGTGCAGGAGAAGGTGCATGAGGAGCTGGATAGGGTGGTGGGGAGACACCGGGCGGTGACGGAATCCGAGACGAGTTCACTGGTTTACTTGAACGCGGTGATAAAGGAGGTGCTCCGACTCCACCCGCCGGGCCCACTGTTATCGTGGGCCAGGCTTGCCACGAGGGATGTACACGTGGACGGGAAGCTTGTGCCGGAGGGGACCACAGCGATGGTGAACATGTGGGCCATCATGCATGACCCGCACGTGTGGGAGAACCCGAACGAGTTCCGGCCCGATAGGTTCGTCGGGCCGGGCCGAGCTGAGTTTCCTGTTTTCGGGTCGGATCTTAGGCTGGCGCCGTTCGGGTCGGGCCGGAGGAGTTGCCCGGGAAAAGGGCTGGCGTTGACCACGGTGAGTTACTGGGTGGCGGCGCTGATGCATGAGTTCGAGTGGGATGCGCCACGTGTTGACTTGTCAGAGGTTCTCAGGCTCACGTGTGAGATGGCGATCCCACTCACTGTTACCCTGCGCCCTCGGCGCAGGTTAAACTAA